One window of the Nitrospinota bacterium genome contains the following:
- the trxA gene encoding thioredoxin yields MSESVDVYTDDNFNTKVEKADSLTIVDFWAEWCAPCRMLSPTVAELAEENKGVINVGKLNVDENPQTASKFGIRGIPTILFFKNGEVKEQLVGVRPKTEIQAVINKHK; encoded by the coding sequence ATGTCTGAATCGGTTGATGTTTATACGGATGATAATTTCAATACAAAGGTGGAAAAAGCTGATTCCCTGACGATAGTGGACTTCTGGGCGGAATGGTGCGCCCCGTGCCGGATGCTCAGCCCGACCGTGGCGGAGCTGGCAGAAGAAAACAAGGGGGTCATTAACGTTGGGAAGCTTAACGTCGATGAGAATCCTCAGACCGCCTCAAAATTCGGAATACGTGGGATACCGACGATCCTGTTTTTCAAAAACGGAGAGGTTAAGGAACAGCTGGTAGGCGTCAGGCCGAAAACCGAGATACAGGCTGTTATAAACAAGCATAAATAA
- a CDS encoding flagellin translates to MALRIYNNLHSNTAQKNLGRNNELLTRSLERLSSGLRINRATDDSAGLSISGKLRADISAMGQAIRNTNDGIALLNTAEGALQEQSDIFIRMRELASQAATGTVGSTERATLNNEFNVLRAEVDRITAVASFGSVNLLDGSLSTAAGVSSLVIQIGIGGSTNDRINLNQQVDLTAMNSTALGLDTLSISSVGGALSALTSIGSSIAIVAAGRGRLGAVQNRLSHSVNNLTTMEENIKAAESQIRDADYSKEVSEFTKNQILVQASTAALAQANLVPQSVLQLLA, encoded by the coding sequence ATGGCACTGAGGATTTACAACAACCTGCACTCGAATACAGCGCAGAAAAACCTGGGGAGAAACAACGAACTCCTGACCCGTTCGTTGGAAAGACTTTCCTCCGGTTTGCGCATCAACCGCGCCACAGACGACAGCGCGGGTCTATCCATATCGGGAAAATTAAGAGCGGACATCAGCGCTATGGGTCAGGCGATTCGAAACACCAACGACGGTATCGCACTCTTGAACACTGCTGAAGGAGCCCTGCAGGAGCAGTCCGACATCTTTATCAGAATGAGAGAGCTTGCTTCGCAGGCGGCAACGGGAACCGTAGGCTCGACAGAGCGCGCTACTCTTAACAATGAGTTTAACGTGCTAAGGGCCGAGGTTGACCGGATCACCGCGGTAGCGTCGTTTGGTAGCGTTAACCTGCTCGATGGTTCGCTTTCAACAGCTGCGGGCGTTTCTTCTCTCGTTATCCAGATCGGTATCGGTGGCTCGACCAACGACAGAATTAACCTCAATCAGCAGGTTGATCTTACGGCTATGAACTCTACCGCTCTTGGGCTTGATACGCTTTCGATCAGCTCTGTTGGTGGTGCTCTTAGCGCTTTGACCTCTATCGGGTCGTCGATAGCCATAGTTGCGGCTGGACGCGGTCGCTTGGGCGCTGTTCAGAACAGGCTTTCGCATTCCGTTAACAACCTTACAACAATGGAAGAAAACATCAAGGCGGCGGAATCACAGATACGCGACGCAGATTACTCCAAAGAGGTTTCGGAATTTACCAAGAATCAGATTTTGGTGCAGGCTTCTACGGCGGCATTGGCCCAGGCAAATCTTGTTCCGCAGTCGGTTCTTCAACTCCTCGCATAG
- a CDS encoding flagellar protein FlaG, which yields MIENVSEQVNKMMRNYFLESGGKIKGSIERQMENSMETVKNPSREASSPGRDTEGAKSPDDVRAAAGKVSEKLDEIGSPYDLTVDPDTNRVLIKVKNDTGGGEARQIPQKVILEMAKRLDDLTGAIIDSKS from the coding sequence ATGATTGAGAATGTTTCTGAACAGGTGAATAAAATGATGCGTAACTACTTTCTTGAAAGTGGGGGCAAGATCAAAGGAAGCATTGAACGGCAAATGGAAAACTCAATGGAGACGGTGAAGAATCCTTCAAGGGAGGCAAGCAGTCCAGGAAGGGATACTGAAGGAGCTAAAAGCCCGGATGATGTGAGGGCTGCGGCTGGAAAAGTGAGCGAAAAGCTGGATGAGATCGGCTCACCGTACGACCTTACAGTAGATCCGGACACAAACAGGGTTTTGATAAAGGTAAAAAACGATACAGGCGGCGGCGAGGCAAGGCAAATACCCCAGAAAGTGATACTTGAAATGGCCAAAAGGCTTGATGATCTGACCGGGGCGATAATCGATTCAAAAAGCTGA
- a CDS encoding flagellar hook-basal body complex protein — MIYGINSGLNGMKAGIKKVGTASHNLSNLNTNSFKSLETVQLETKNSGVITSTRQNHGAGSFETTGNPLDAAINGDGFFKVTTPEGKAGFTRNGAFQKDSRGRLTDAKGNSLKPEIFLPNDSNSVTIKPDGSVKTTVDGQTRDIGRIELARFINPDGLTEENGIFFETASSGAPLLGMPSAGGFGPILQGSRESSNSDLTKELVNTITGKHGFSANAKAVKTADEMLGTVLDIKS, encoded by the coding sequence ATGATTTACGGTATAAACTCCGGACTAAACGGAATGAAAGCCGGCATTAAAAAGGTCGGGACTGCATCCCATAACCTCTCCAACCTGAACACCAACTCCTTTAAGAGCCTTGAAACCGTTCAGCTGGAAACAAAAAACTCAGGCGTTATTACTTCAACGCGGCAGAATCATGGCGCAGGGTCCTTTGAAACAACTGGAAATCCGCTGGATGCCGCAATAAACGGGGACGGTTTTTTTAAGGTAACCACTCCCGAAGGAAAAGCCGGATTTACCAGAAATGGGGCCTTTCAGAAAGACAGCCGTGGCCGATTGACCGATGCCAAGGGGAACAGCCTAAAACCGGAAATCTTTCTCCCCAATGATTCAAACAGCGTGACAATAAAGCCGGATGGTTCCGTTAAGACAACAGTTGACGGTCAAACGAGGGATATCGGCAGAATTGAGCTCGCCAGATTCATCAATCCGGACGGCCTGACAGAGGAAAATGGAATCTTCTTTGAAACTGCCTCAAGCGGTGCGCCTCTTTTGGGAATGCCTTCTGCCGGCGGATTTGGCCCGATCCTTCAAGGCTCTCGCGAAAGCTCAAACAGCGACTTGACCAAGGAACTGGTAAATACAATTACCGGGAAACATGGGTTCAGCGCGAACGCAAAGGCCGTTAAAACCGCTGACGAAATGCTCGGTACCGTTCTCGATATAAAATCCTGA
- a CDS encoding Rne/Rng family ribonuclease, whose amino-acid sequence MSKEIVINVSPFETRVALLENRNLAEIFVERKDSKGIAGNIYKGRVTKILPGMQVAFVDIGLEKAGFLHQRDINPNRDNSITTFFTTPNTGTENGDEFLTPYSAHHGSGEDSPNIENFLSEGQELMVQVNKDPMGSKGARITTYITMPGRYLVYMPMVNQIGISRRIENQDETTRLKSLVKKLRSNGRGYIIRTAAENVSEEELLSDIRFLEKMWETIVNKNERAATPSLLHRDLDIVLRSIRDLYLPEVGRITIDNSDEHDRILEFAGSYLESKNLEVELYTQSEPIFEVFGLEVEIERALGRKVWLKSGGYIIIDQTEALTAIDVNTGKFVGKESQEDTILKTNIEAVKEIVSQLRVRNIGGLIIIDFIDMEKEENKKKVFNILELTLKQDRSRTKILQVSELGLVEMTRKRTRDSLNKIMCNACPCCDGKGVTKSPETISYEIFRAIKKSLAQIPKVRRIIVEVPPEVSATLAEDESEFIAKLEKDHGFSLTIKESSELPPDRFEISVF is encoded by the coding sequence ATGAGCAAGGAAATCGTAATCAATGTGAGCCCTTTTGAAACAAGGGTCGCTCTTCTTGAGAACAGGAATCTCGCCGAAATATTTGTCGAAAGAAAAGACAGTAAGGGGATAGCCGGGAATATATACAAGGGGCGCGTAACCAAGATCCTGCCAGGCATGCAGGTCGCCTTCGTGGATATCGGCCTGGAAAAAGCCGGTTTCCTCCACCAGCGGGATATCAATCCAAACAGGGATAACTCGATAACAACATTTTTCACTACTCCAAATACCGGAACGGAAAACGGAGATGAGTTTTTGACCCCATACTCGGCACATCATGGTTCAGGGGAGGACTCCCCCAACATTGAAAACTTCCTCTCCGAAGGACAGGAACTTATGGTCCAGGTAAACAAGGACCCTATGGGGTCCAAGGGGGCAAGGATAACCACATACATTACAATGCCGGGGAGATATCTTGTCTATATGCCGATGGTAAACCAGATCGGGATTTCCAGGCGCATTGAAAACCAGGATGAAACGACAAGGCTGAAATCACTTGTAAAGAAACTCAGGTCGAACGGGCGAGGCTACATTATAAGAACCGCCGCCGAGAACGTATCGGAAGAGGAACTTCTGAGCGATATCAGATTCCTGGAAAAAATGTGGGAAACGATCGTCAATAAAAATGAGAGAGCGGCAACCCCTTCCCTTCTCCACAGGGATTTGGACATCGTCCTTAGATCCATACGCGACCTTTACCTCCCAGAGGTAGGGAGGATCACCATCGACAACAGCGATGAGCACGACAGGATTTTGGAATTTGCCGGCTCCTATCTGGAGAGCAAGAATCTGGAAGTGGAACTATACACGCAGTCGGAACCGATCTTCGAGGTATTTGGCCTTGAAGTTGAGATAGAAAGAGCGCTCGGGCGAAAGGTCTGGCTGAAATCGGGGGGCTATATAATTATCGATCAAACCGAAGCGCTGACCGCGATAGACGTGAACACCGGCAAGTTCGTCGGCAAGGAGTCCCAGGAAGATACGATATTGAAGACAAATATCGAGGCTGTTAAGGAGATAGTTTCACAGTTGAGGGTAAGGAATATCGGCGGCCTGATAATTATCGATTTTATCGATATGGAGAAAGAGGAGAACAAGAAGAAAGTATTCAACATACTTGAGCTGACCTTAAAGCAGGACAGGTCGAGAACCAAGATCCTGCAGGTTTCCGAGCTCGGCCTTGTGGAGATGACGCGAAAACGGACCAGGGACAGCCTCAACAAGATCATGTGTAACGCATGCCCATGCTGCGACGGTAAGGGGGTCACGAAATCACCGGAAACTATCAGCTACGAGATATTCCGCGCGATAAAGAAATCGCTTGCGCAAATTCCAAAGGTTCGGAGGATCATAGTAGAAGTACCGCCGGAAGTATCCGCAACACTCGCTGAAGATGAAAGCGAATTTATCGCAAAACTGGAGAAGGATCACGGCTTCAGCCTAACGATAAAAGAATCGTCCGAACTCCCCCCGGACCGCTTTGAGATATCGGTCTTTTAG
- the tatB gene encoding Sec-independent protein translocase protein TatB: MFGLGFTELLVIMVIALIFIGPSKLPEVARSVGRGYRELQRAISGIKDEVEDFNQELKKEEKTGPEKQAEKSGTGEAENSEKKL; encoded by the coding sequence ATGTTTGGATTGGGATTCACTGAACTGCTGGTTATAATGGTCATAGCCCTTATTTTCATCGGGCCGAGCAAACTGCCTGAAGTTGCGAGATCCGTTGGCAGAGGATACAGGGAGCTTCAAAGGGCCATTTCAGGCATTAAGGACGAAGTGGAAGATTTCAATCAGGAACTTAAAAAAGAGGAAAAAACCGGGCCGGAAAAGCAGGCTGAAAAAAGTGGAACAGGCGAAGCAGAAAACAGTGAGAAGAAGCTGTAA
- the tatA gene encoding twin-arginine translocase TatA/TatE family subunit yields the protein MFNFGIWELLIILVIIVLLFGVKRIPQLGTSLGEGIKNFTKSFKSEDANSEKKEPLESSDNSKNNTT from the coding sequence ATGTTTAATTTTGGTATCTGGGAACTACTGATAATTCTGGTAATCATAGTGCTCCTTTTTGGTGTTAAAAGGATTCCACAACTCGGTACAAGTCTGGGTGAAGGGATCAAGAACTTCACGAAATCATTCAAATCCGAAGATGCCAATAGCGAAAAAAAAGAACCGCTTGAAAGCAGCGACAACAGTAAAAATAATACCACGTGA